A genome region from Thermococcus gorgonarius includes the following:
- a CDS encoding DUF190 domain-containing protein: protein MVEVEHWNTLRLKIYIGENDSWNGKPLYKAIVEKLREMGMAGATVYRGIYGFGKKSRVHSADIMRLSTDLPVVIEVVDRGHKIEKAICEIKPMIKDGMITVEPVIVVWVGTKEEIKKFEEDAVRDLE from the coding sequence ATGGTTGAGGTTGAGCACTGGAACACACTCAGGCTTAAAATTTACATAGGAGAGAACGACAGCTGGAATGGAAAACCCCTCTACAAGGCCATAGTTGAGAAACTCCGCGAGATGGGGATGGCAGGCGCCACAGTGTATCGAGGAATCTACGGGTTTGGAAAGAAGAGCAGGGTTCACTCGGCGGACATAATGAGGCTCTCAACGGATCTTCCGGTAGTTATCGAAGTCGTTGATAGGGGACACAAAATAGAGAAGGCGATATGCGAGATAAAGCCCATGATTAAGGATGGAATGATAACCGTGGAGCCGGTTATAGTCGTGTGGGTGGGCACAAAAGAGGAAATTAAAAAGTTCGAAGAAGACGCAGTCAGAGATCTTGAATAA
- the crcB gene encoding fluoride efflux transporter CrcB, with translation MNLRIILAITAGGALGALFRFYISGLLPVYKGFPLGTLMVNSAASLLLGYIYGLLFWGIDVPSSWRAFFGTGFCGALSTFSTFSYETFSLIRDREYLLATLNILANVIITIALVFVGFVLARR, from the coding sequence ATGAACCTAAGAATAATACTGGCAATAACTGCAGGAGGAGCACTTGGAGCCCTTTTCAGATTCTATATCTCGGGGCTTCTCCCAGTCTACAAAGGCTTCCCTCTGGGTACGCTGATGGTAAACAGTGCGGCCAGCTTGCTCTTGGGGTATATCTACGGTCTCCTGTTCTGGGGGATTGATGTACCCAGCTCATGGAGGGCCTTCTTTGGAACGGGATTCTGTGGCGCTTTAAGCACGTTTTCAACGTTTTCATACGAGACTTTCTCTCTAATCCGCGACCGGGAATATCTACTCGCAACCCTAAACATTCTGGCAAACGTTATAATAACGATAGCCCTAGTTTTTGTGGGCTTTGTTCTGGCCAGGAGGTGA
- a CDS encoding metallophosphoesterase family protein: MIIALISDIHSNWEALKAVWKEVKKADAILCMGDLVGYGASPNEVVEFVRKQMEKRTFLCVRGNHDNAVAFGADWGFNPYAREAVRWHQRVMSIENLEFLRRLPVRQLFTDDRGRSYLLIHGSPRAPLDEYLFPWLPDSEFKAVLSYVRQDDLLVGHTHVPMLKVIDGRRIINPGGVGQPRDGDWRASYATIDTEEEPPDNVEFHRVEYDVEEAARKIIEAGLPRFLAERLFEGY, translated from the coding sequence ATGATCATCGCCCTCATCTCAGACATCCACTCAAACTGGGAAGCCCTTAAAGCCGTCTGGAAGGAAGTTAAGAAAGCCGATGCAATCCTCTGCATGGGGGACTTAGTGGGCTACGGAGCTTCTCCAAACGAGGTCGTTGAGTTCGTGAGAAAGCAGATGGAAAAGAGAACTTTCCTCTGCGTTCGCGGAAACCACGACAACGCTGTCGCTTTCGGTGCCGACTGGGGCTTCAACCCCTACGCGAGGGAAGCTGTGAGGTGGCACCAGCGGGTAATGAGCATCGAGAACCTTGAATTTCTGAGAAGGCTCCCCGTGAGGCAGCTCTTCACTGACGATAGGGGGCGGAGCTACCTTTTAATCCACGGCTCCCCTAGGGCACCCCTTGATGAGTACCTCTTCCCATGGCTCCCCGATAGCGAGTTCAAGGCAGTTCTGAGCTACGTCAGGCAGGACGACCTGCTGGTGGGTCACACCCACGTTCCGATGCTGAAAGTCATAGACGGCAGGAGGATAATCAACCCCGGTGGGGTAGGCCAGCCCCGCGACGGTGACTGGAGGGCAAGTTATGCGACTATTGACACGGAAGAAGAGCCCCCCGACAACGTGGAATTCCACCGCGTTGAATACGACGTTGAAGAGGCTGCGAGAAAAATAATTGAGGCGGGCCTACCAAGGTTTCTGGCCGAGAGGCTTTTCGAGGGTTATTGA